The proteins below are encoded in one region of Streptomyces roseirectus:
- a CDS encoding alpha/beta fold hydrolase, whose amino-acid sequence MINRRTFTKAVGLGTGAAAVPLPGAPPTASAASVTTGSASGVPAPTVPTVAPGTHAGFGPLRHIKAGVLDIGYAELGPAHGPVVICLHGWPYDIHSFVDVAPLLADLGYRVLVPHLRGHGSTRFLSRRTPRTAEQSAIALDIIAFMDALKIHKAVLAGFDWGTRTADIIAALWPDRVKALVSTSGYLITDRKAQLEPAAPAVERNWWYQWYFAGDRGKKAMENVDDRIALCRYVWTLVSPGWNFDEATFQRTAEAFKNPDYAAVVLYNYRWRIGLIEGERRYDRYERQLAARPSIAVPTITLDAALDPFTAPGDDVFYRDRFTGPYQHRAIAGVGHNLPQEAPTAFAQAVVDADRL is encoded by the coding sequence ATGATCAACAGGCGCACCTTCACCAAGGCCGTGGGCCTGGGCACCGGCGCGGCTGCGGTCCCGCTGCCCGGGGCCCCGCCGACCGCGTCCGCCGCCTCGGTCACCACGGGCAGCGCGAGCGGGGTGCCGGCGCCGACGGTGCCGACCGTCGCCCCCGGCACCCACGCCGGTTTCGGCCCGCTCAGGCACATCAAGGCGGGTGTCCTCGACATCGGTTACGCCGAGCTCGGACCGGCCCACGGGCCCGTCGTCATCTGCCTGCACGGCTGGCCCTACGACATCCACAGCTTCGTCGACGTCGCCCCGCTCCTCGCCGATCTGGGGTATCGCGTCCTCGTTCCCCACCTGCGCGGGCACGGCAGCACCCGGTTCCTGTCCCGCCGCACCCCGCGCACCGCCGAGCAGTCCGCCATCGCACTCGACATCATCGCCTTCATGGACGCCCTCAAGATCCACAAGGCCGTCCTCGCCGGCTTCGACTGGGGTACGCGGACCGCCGACATCATCGCCGCCCTGTGGCCCGACCGCGTCAAGGCCCTCGTCTCCACCAGCGGCTACCTCATCACCGACCGCAAGGCCCAGCTGGAGCCCGCCGCTCCGGCCGTCGAGCGCAACTGGTGGTACCAGTGGTACTTCGCCGGCGACCGCGGCAAGAAGGCCATGGAGAACGTCGACGACCGCATCGCCCTGTGCCGCTACGTGTGGACCCTCGTCTCCCCCGGCTGGAACTTCGACGAGGCCACGTTCCAGCGCACCGCCGAGGCCTTCAAGAACCCCGACTACGCCGCCGTCGTCCTCTACAACTACCGCTGGCGCATCGGCCTGATCGAGGGTGAACGGCGCTACGACCGATACGAGCGGCAGCTCGCCGCGCGACCTTCGATCGCCGTTCCCACCATCACCCTCGACGCCGCCCTGGACCCCTTCACCGCACCGGGCGACGACGTCTTCTACCGCGACCGCTTCACCGGGCCCTACCAGCACCGCGCCATCGCCGGCGTCGGCCACAACCTGCCGCAGGAAGCGCCCACCGCCTTCGCCCAGGCCGTCGTCGACGCCGACCGCCTCTGA
- a CDS encoding response regulator transcription factor translates to MRRPTGPARRHLAALMHVCLDDHTAGRWDQALALAGEGLALCEEYGYRFFACKLQFVQALVAVARGDTETNAALAQEIVRWAAPRGAHGAHVLAFHTRGLAALGAGDYEAAYRHAAALSPPGTLPAYLFPTPWPVPWTWWKRRSEPDGPRRPRHMRQRCGNPLFEQALSPAPPGAWPCDDERGQTAARPGPGDVRTAGSGTLGGTNEGRTPRRRPGVRGRPPRPGTLTAQEQEIATLAATGLTDKQIAERLFLTHRTVSTHLYRIYPKLGINSRAALRDALGPVHSG, encoded by the coding sequence GTGCGTCGCCCAACTGGACCGGCGCGCCGTCACCTGGCCGCGCTGATGCATGTGTGCCTCGACGACCACACCGCGGGCCGGTGGGACCAGGCTCTGGCCCTGGCCGGTGAGGGGCTCGCCCTGTGCGAGGAGTACGGCTACCGCTTCTTCGCCTGCAAGCTCCAGTTCGTCCAGGCACTCGTGGCGGTGGCCAGGGGCGACACCGAGACGAACGCCGCCCTGGCGCAGGAGATCGTCCGCTGGGCCGCCCCCCGCGGTGCCCACGGGGCGCACGTGCTCGCCTTCCATACCCGAGGGCTCGCGGCCCTCGGCGCGGGCGACTACGAGGCCGCCTACCGCCATGCCGCCGCCCTGAGCCCGCCCGGAACCCTCCCCGCGTACCTCTTCCCCACGCCATGGCCGGTGCCATGGACCTGGTGGAAGCGGCGGTCAGAGCCGGACGGACCGCGAAGGCCACGGCACATGCGGCAGCGATGCGGCAATCCGCTGTTCGAACAGGCGCTCTCCCCGGCCCCGCCCGGCGCCTGGCCCTGCGACGACGAGAGAGGCCAGACAGCAGCTCGCCCGGGCCCTGGAGATGTTCGAACAGCTGGGAGCGGCACCCTGGGCGGCACGAACGAGGGCCGAACTCCGCGCCGGCGGCCGGGTGTCCGAGGCCGCCCCCCCCGGCCGGGGACGCTGACCGCTCAGGAACAGGAGATCGCGACGCTGGCCGCGACCGGGCTGACCGACAAGCAGATCGCCGAACGGCTGTTCCTGACGCACCGCACCGTCAGCACCCACCTGTACCGGATCTATCCCAAGCTCGGCATCAACTCCCGGGCCGCGCTGCGCGACGCCCTCGGCCCGGTGCACTCCGGCTGA
- a CDS encoding SRPBCC family protein, with the protein MHDTPDSRTDIHWPSGFSPADAHSHHRTRAVVPGSPERTFALLTDVAAWPTWIPACEEVSTDAFTETFEVRWAGYRFEIFVGEHAPPRRLGWLGVGAGVQIYQAWLFTEVEGGTEVVVENAVRAALPKAVDTLSRAWGRRVDDLWRARLARLSKGLPGPPPSTRVSAGRRHCAGIRNSWTRWSKKCSLRSQPNHRRSRSTGSRCPAAGSKPGATAPASPAPSCVAERTPDTYAGRRRRP; encoded by the coding sequence ATGCATGACACCCCCGACAGCCGTACGGACATCCACTGGCCGTCCGGTTTCTCGCCCGCCGACGCCCACAGCCACCACCGGACGCGGGCCGTCGTACCGGGCTCTCCGGAGCGGACCTTCGCGCTGCTCACCGACGTGGCGGCCTGGCCGACCTGGATCCCCGCCTGCGAGGAGGTGAGCACCGACGCCTTCACCGAGACCTTCGAGGTGCGCTGGGCCGGATACCGGTTCGAGATCTTCGTGGGGGAACATGCGCCACCCCGCAGACTGGGCTGGCTGGGTGTCGGCGCCGGCGTGCAGATCTACCAGGCATGGCTGTTCACCGAGGTCGAGGGCGGCACGGAGGTGGTCGTGGAGAACGCCGTCCGGGCCGCCCTGCCCAAGGCGGTCGACACCCTGTCCCGAGCGTGGGGCCGACGCGTGGACGACCTGTGGCGCGCCCGGCTCGCAAGGCTGTCCAAAGGCCTCCCGGGCCCGCCTCCCTCAACACGTGTGAGTGCCGGCCGTCGACACTGCGCGGGCATCCGGAATTCCTGGACTCGATGGTCCAAAAAATGCTCCCTACGCTCGCAGCCGAACCATCGCCGAAGCAGATCCACGGGCTCGCGCTGCCCGGCGGCAGGATCGAAGCCCGGCGCGACTGCGCCGGCCTCACCCGCGCCCTCCTGCGTGGCTGAGCGAACCCCTGACACATATGCCGGTCGGCGCCGGCGACCGTGA
- a CDS encoding quinone oxidoreductase family protein: MRAVVVEELGGPEVLRLREWPDPEPEPGEVVVDIEFSGVNFMDTGTRSGFSTPGRPPFVPGVEGAGRITALGEGVSGFATGDRVAWVFAYGSYAERIAIPADRIVPIPDDIPSDIAAATMMQGLTAHHFVTESAPLPEGATALVHSVAGGVGRIVVQLLARRGVRVIGLVSREEKVPVAKKAGADEVLVSSGGDFVDRVKALTGGEGVHAVFDGGGAATFWRSIEVLRRAGTLVFYGPLLGDIPTVRMLDLPRSVKVTYAVFADHIHTRELLHQHTADLFDKIREGELHIDISRRYPLGAAEQAHTDIESRRTSGKLLLDPRL, encoded by the coding sequence GTGCGTGCTGTCGTGGTGGAAGAGCTGGGCGGGCCGGAAGTCCTGCGGCTGAGGGAGTGGCCCGACCCCGAACCCGAGCCCGGTGAGGTGGTGGTGGACATCGAATTCAGCGGTGTCAACTTCATGGACACCGGCACACGCTCGGGGTTCTCGACTCCCGGACGGCCGCCGTTCGTCCCCGGCGTCGAGGGCGCGGGCCGGATCACCGCCCTCGGTGAGGGCGTCAGCGGCTTCGCGACCGGCGACCGGGTCGCCTGGGTCTTCGCTTACGGCAGTTACGCCGAGAGGATCGCGATCCCGGCCGACCGGATCGTCCCGATCCCGGACGACATTCCGAGCGACATCGCCGCCGCGACGATGATGCAGGGGCTCACCGCGCACCACTTCGTCACCGAGTCCGCACCCCTGCCCGAGGGCGCGACCGCGCTCGTGCACTCCGTCGCCGGCGGCGTGGGGCGCATCGTCGTCCAACTGCTCGCACGGCGCGGTGTCCGCGTGATCGGTCTGGTCTCCCGCGAGGAGAAGGTACCGGTCGCGAAGAAGGCGGGGGCGGACGAGGTACTCGTCTCCTCCGGCGGCGATTTCGTGGACCGCGTCAAGGCCCTGACCGGCGGTGAAGGTGTGCACGCCGTCTTCGACGGCGGCGGCGCCGCCACCTTCTGGCGCTCGATCGAGGTCCTGCGGCGAGCCGGCACGCTGGTCTTCTACGGCCCGCTGCTCGGCGACATCCCCACGGTGCGCATGCTCGACCTGCCCAGGAGCGTGAAGGTCACCTACGCGGTGTTCGCGGACCACATCCACACCCGGGAACTGCTGCATCAGCACACCGCCGATCTCTTCGACAAGATCCGCGAGGGAGAGCTGCACATCGACATCAGCAGGCGTTACCCCCTGGGTGCGGCCGAGCAGGCACACACGGACATCGAATCGAGGCGCACGTCGGGCAAGTTGCTGCTCGACCCGCGCCTCTGA
- a CDS encoding Ohr family peroxiredoxin produces MAVSYTAVVDVEGEGRNGGHARSSDGLLETGLALPKELGGAGTATNPEQLLAAGWAACFLGALRRAATARGIRLTSTAITAELTLAHGDDGEFSLSAVLSPVLGGVDQATAQELAQAAHRICPYSKAMRDSIPVTLNADAAA; encoded by the coding sequence ATGGCAGTCAGCTACACCGCCGTTGTCGACGTCGAGGGGGAGGGCCGTAACGGCGGTCACGCCCGTTCCTCCGACGGCCTGCTGGAGACCGGCCTCGCCCTGCCGAAGGAGCTGGGTGGCGCCGGCACCGCGACCAATCCCGAACAGCTCCTGGCCGCCGGGTGGGCCGCCTGTTTCCTCGGTGCCCTCCGACGCGCCGCCACCGCCCGCGGGATCCGGCTGACCAGCACCGCCATCACCGCCGAACTCACCCTCGCGCACGGCGACGACGGTGAGTTCTCCCTCTCGGCGGTGCTCAGCCCGGTGCTCGGAGGTGTCGACCAGGCCACCGCTCAGGAGCTCGCGCAGGCCGCCCACCGGATCTGCCCCTACTCCAAGGCCATGCGGGACAGCATTCCTGTCACCCTCAACGCCGATGCCGCGGCCTGA
- a CDS encoding BlaI/MecI/CopY family transcriptional regulator: protein MTSQSAATLRSRYVDQAASDLEENRERQRELTHRLAVLKQEEALLLDILKLAEQYEGFADSSRLPEQSQDEPVVAKTKRAPGTAGSRRPAPARSAPKDDATKAGAAGKAHRPLLGDLLTELLDRHDEPRLAKELREELLEKHPDRNPTPQVVRNTLEALVAKGRIQRHKQQRSVLYTPVTPHRKNTSGADG, encoded by the coding sequence GTGACCAGCCAGTCAGCCGCCACCCTCCGGTCGCGGTACGTGGATCAGGCCGCGTCGGACCTGGAGGAGAACCGCGAGCGTCAGCGCGAACTGACCCACAGGCTCGCGGTGCTGAAGCAGGAGGAGGCCCTTCTGCTGGACATCCTGAAGCTCGCCGAGCAGTACGAGGGCTTCGCCGACTCCTCACGCCTGCCCGAGCAGTCGCAGGACGAGCCCGTCGTGGCGAAGACGAAGCGGGCGCCCGGCACAGCCGGCTCGCGGCGCCCGGCCCCCGCCAGGAGCGCGCCCAAGGACGACGCGACGAAGGCTGGTGCGGCGGGGAAGGCGCACCGCCCCCTGCTCGGCGACCTCCTGACGGAGCTGCTCGACCGGCATGACGAGCCGCGCCTGGCGAAGGAGTTGCGAGAGGAACTTCTGGAGAAGCACCCGGACCGCAACCCGACACCGCAGGTGGTGCGCAACACCCTCGAAGCCCTGGTCGCCAAGGGCCGCATCCAGCGTCACAAGCAGCAGCGGTCCGTGCTGTACACCCCCGTGACGCCCCACCGGAAGAACACGAGCGGGGCGGACGGCTGA
- a CDS encoding CGNR zinc finger domain-containing protein, producing MNLDHVFVCGHPALDFAATLRARRSTRFEMLVTPERLNAWYLESGLVDTITPGQEDDVRDATAVREAIYRLITNRRLGEEFHREALAVVNSTARKTPVTPQLTMAGRYTEATPEQALSTVARQAVELLSGPDVPLLKECGNPECTRVYIDRSRGMRRQWCGMESCGNKIKAAAYRARKKTAPAAPAR from the coding sequence GTGAACCTTGACCATGTCTTTGTGTGTGGGCACCCGGCCCTCGACTTCGCGGCCACTCTCCGCGCCCGGCGCTCGACCCGGTTCGAGATGCTCGTGACCCCGGAGCGGCTCAACGCCTGGTACCTGGAGTCCGGGCTGGTCGACACGATCACACCCGGCCAGGAGGACGACGTCCGCGACGCGACGGCCGTGCGCGAGGCCATCTACCGGCTCATCACGAACCGGCGCCTCGGCGAGGAGTTCCACCGGGAAGCGCTCGCCGTGGTCAACTCCACGGCCCGCAAGACCCCCGTGACGCCCCAGCTCACCATGGCCGGCCGGTACACCGAGGCGACGCCCGAGCAGGCCCTCTCCACCGTCGCCCGGCAGGCCGTCGAACTGCTCAGCGGCCCGGACGTGCCCCTGCTCAAGGAGTGCGGCAACCCGGAGTGCACGCGTGTCTACATCGACCGTTCCCGGGGCATGCGGCGCCAGTGGTGCGGCATGGAGTCCTGCGGCAACAAGATCAAGGCCGCCGCGTACCGCGCGCGCAAGAAGACCGCGCCCGCCGCGCCCGCGCGCTGA